The DNA sequence CGAGCAGCCCCGGCATGCCGGCGAGCTCGGCGACCGCGGCAGAGCAGCGCCCGCACTCGCGCAGGTGCTCCTCGAACTGCTTGCGCTCGTTCGGAGCCAGGGCGCCGAGCACGTAGGCGGCGTCCCAGGTGGCGAACTCGTCGTGGTTCATCGCTCCGTCACCCCTCTCTCCTGCAGTGCGAGCCGCATGGCCCGGAGGCCGTAGTGCAGCCGCGACTTGACCGTGCCCTCCGGGATCTCCAGCTCCCGCGAGATCTCGGCGATGGACCTGCCGCCGTAGTACGCGTGGACGATCACCGCGCGGTGCTCGTCGGAAATCTCCGCCAGTGCGTCCGAGACGAGCCATGCGTCGAGGACGGCGTCCGCGCCGTCGTCCTGCGACGGCCGCTCCGGGAGGGTGTCGGTGCCGAACTCGTGCTGCGAGTGCGCGCTCCGCTTGTCGTCGATGACGATGTTGCGGGCGACGGTGAAGAGCCAGGCGCGCGCCGACTGCTGGGTCTGATCCAGCACCGCTGGCTTGCGCCAGGCGCGCAACAGGGTCTCCTGCACGACGTCGTCGGCCATCGCTCGGTCGCCGGTGAGGTGGACGACGTAACGCCACACCGCCTGCGCGTGCTGGTCGTGCAGCTCCCGCAGCAGGCGTGCGTCCTCATCCGGCATGGTCACCTCCTTCACTAACCACGGAGCCGGCGATGGAATGGTTCAGAACGCCATGAGTGAACCGGGCTGTTCTCCGTCTCGTGCCTACGCTAGGAGAAAGCACTGCCGACCGGGAGGATCCACGATGACCGAATCCGCGCCGCTGACGCGCCGCACCCTCGTCCAGATCGGCGGCGTGTCCGCAGCAGGCGCGGGGGCGCTGCTGCTGGCGGCATGCACGCCGCAGGGCTCTGGCGCGTCCGGCGACGGTTCGGGGAACGGGAACGGCGGCTCGGCCACCGTCGCTCTGTCGTCCATCCCGGTCGGCGGCGCTGTCTCCGCTCAGCTCGGCTCGACGCCGATCGTCGTCGCGCAGCCGTCCGCCGGAACGGTCGTCGCGTTCAGCGCGGTGTGCACGCATGCGGGCTGCACGGTGGCACCGCAGGGCAAGGAGTTCGACTGCCCGTGCCACGGATCGCGCTTCGACGGGACGACCGGCGACGTCATCAACGGCCCCGCGAGCACCCCGCTGACGAAGCTGAAGGCGAACATCTCCGGAGACAAGGTCACCGTCACCCAGTAGCGCCACCGTCGAGGGGCACGTAAACGCCCCTAAAACGCGGGTTTAGGGGCGTTTACGTGCCCTTCGGCGCCAGAGAGACGCGCTCAGCGCTTGGTGAACTGGACGGGGTCGTCGAGGTAGGGGGTCCAGGCGGCGCGCTCGCGGTCGTTGATGCGGCGCGGCCGCTGGGTCGCGGCGTCGACCAGCACGATGGTGGTCGCCGCGCGCGAGAACATCGTGCGCGGCTCGGCCCACTCCGGCGTCCACACCTCGTAGTTGACCTCCAGGCTCGCTCCGCCCAGCCTGCCGAGCCAGAGCTGCACGTCGAGCGGCTGTCGCAGGTACGGGATGGGCGCGACGTACTCGATCTCCTGCCGCGCGATCAGGGTGAGCGTGTCCGCGCCCGGTGTCCCGTCGAGCACGGCGGTGGAGCCGCCGACCGCGTGCTCGTCGCTCGACCAGAACGCCTCGATGCGCGCCTCCTCCAGGAGGCGCAGCATCGCGGCGTTGTTCACGTGGCCGTACGCGTCGAGGTCGCTCCAGCGGAGCTTGATCGGAACGTGCAGTCGCATGGCGGCGTCAGTCGCGCGTGAGCTTGCGGTACGCGGAGCGGTGCGGCTTCGCGGCGTCGGCTCCGAGGCGCTGGACCTTGTTCTCCTCGTACGCCTCGAA is a window from the Leifsonia shinshuensis genome containing:
- a CDS encoding sigma-70 family RNA polymerase sigma factor → MPDEDARLLRELHDQHAQAVWRYVVHLTGDRAMADDVVQETLLRAWRKPAVLDQTQQSARAWLFTVARNIVIDDKRSAHSQHEFGTDTLPERPSQDDGADAVLDAWLVSDALAEISDEHRAVIVHAYYGGRSIAEISRELEIPEGTVKSRLHYGLRAMRLALQERGVTER
- a CDS encoding QcrA and Rieske domain-containing protein; the protein is MTESAPLTRRTLVQIGGVSAAGAGALLLAACTPQGSGASGDGSGNGNGGSATVALSSIPVGGAVSAQLGSTPIVVAQPSAGTVVAFSAVCTHAGCTVAPQGKEFDCPCHGSRFDGTTGDVINGPASTPLTKLKANISGDKVTVTQ
- a CDS encoding acyl-CoA thioesterase, which encodes MRLHVPIKLRWSDLDAYGHVNNAAMLRLLEEARIEAFWSSDEHAVGGSTAVLDGTPGADTLTLIARQEIEYVAPIPYLRQPLDVQLWLGRLGGASLEVNYEVWTPEWAEPRTMFSRAATTIVLVDAATQRPRRINDRERAAWTPYLDDPVQFTKR